Below is a genomic region from Mesorhizobium sp..
CGCCCAACGGCACGTTCCTCTCCGGCATCACGCGGGCGCGCGCCATCTCGCTGCTCGCCGACGCCGGGATCCCGACTGTCGAGAAGGCGCTGACGGTGCGCGATTTCATGGATGCCGACGAGATCTTCTCGACCGGCAACCATTCGAAGGTGGTGCCGGTGATCCGCATCGAGGACCGCCACCTGCAGGCGGGTCCGGTCGCCAAGAAGGCGCGCGACCTGTACTGGGACTTCGCGCATTCGGCGTGAGGCGCCGGAATCCTATTCCGCCTGCACCGGTTAATCTGTCGCCGGCCGCGGTTCCCTTCCGGCACCCGACGTCCTAGATAGGGGACGGAGCGAGACGCGGGCCTCGCCCTCAGAACAAGGTCCGCGCGTTTCATTTCAAACAGGAGATTGAGCCATGGCCTTCGAATTGCCCCCGCTGCCCTACGACTACGAGGCGCTTCAGCCCTTCATGTCGAAGGAGACGCTGGAATACCATCACGACAAGCACCACAAGGCTTATGTCGACAACGGCAACAAACTCGCCGCGGAAGCCGGCATGGAAGGCAAGTCGGTCGAGGAAGTGGTGAAAGCCTCGTTCGGCAAGAATGCCGGCCTCTTCAACAATGCCGCCCAGCACTACAACCACATCCATTTCTGGAAGTGGATGAAGAAGGGTGGCGGCGGCAACAAGCTGCCGGGCAAGCTGCAGAAGGCGTTCGACAGCGACCTCGGCGGCTACGACAAGTTCAAGGCCGATTTCATCGCCGCGGGCACGACGCAGTTCGGCTCCGGATGGGCCTGGGTGTCGGTGAAGAACGGCAAGCTCGAGATCTCCAAGACCCCGAACGGGGAGAACC
It encodes:
- a CDS encoding superoxide dismutase; this translates as MAFELPPLPYDYEALQPFMSKETLEYHHDKHHKAYVDNGNKLAAEAGMEGKSVEEVVKASFGKNAGLFNNAAQHYNHIHFWKWMKKGGGGNKLPGKLQKAFDSDLGGYDKFKADFIAAGTTQFGSGWAWVSVKNGKLEISKTPNGENPLVHGGSPILGVDVWEHSYYIDYRNARPKYLEAFVDSLINWDYVLEMYEKA